The following nucleotide sequence is from Achromobacter spanius.
TGCAGCGGCTGCGCAAGAATTTGCAGTTATCGCTGACCACCCGTTCGGACGCGGCGGCGGAGGCCGAGGCCGGCTCTGACGACCCGGGAAGTATCGATGAGCAGCCGGCAACCAGTCCGGCCAGCATGAGCGCCACAGCGGGGCGGCCCAGCGTTTGAATCCACATTTTCCTAATCCTTGCGTCGCTGCGGTAGCTGTCTTTATAGCAAGGCTTCGGCGAGCAGGCCGTACCAAGTGGTAGCAGTACGTGCGAGGGGTACGTCGAAATCAACACTTGCATATTAGGACATTATGACCTAACTCTCACTTAAGGCCGGCGCATCTCGCGCAAGGTCACTGACCGGAGTACCTCCGATGAATTTGCAAGAACAGGCCACCGTCCAGGCCGCCATCGCCATTCTGGACAAGCATCTTCGGCAGCCCGGCGTTGCGGCAAACAGCCCAACGGCGATCAAGCAACTGCTTCGCCTCTCGCGCTGAATCCGGCCTGATGAACTAACCAAGGAGCGGCCCGGAATACCGGGCCTGTTTGACTATGGAATCCCGCATTCCCTACGGCGATGATGTCACTACGATTCGAGCGGTATGCCTGCGTCCCTTCGCTGACGGCTGGGAACAGCCTACAGCGGATGAGGTGCGCGCCGCCTTGTCCATGGCCGGTCTGACCGGCGGGCAAGCGGCAAGACTGCTTGGGATATCAGACGGGCGTACGGTCCGGCGATGGACTGGCGGCGATAGCCACATTCCCTATGCGGCCTGGGCAATGCTCTGCCATGCGGCCGGGCTGGGCATTATTTGGCGCTGACGGGCGAAGCTATTAGCTAGCGACAGCAGTTCGGCATGAGAACCATGTGCTCTACCCCATTTACGTACACAAGGAAAAAGGCAGCGCCTACGGCGCCTCTTTTCCAGACTTTCCGGGTTGCCATGCCGCAGCCCCCACGCTGCAACAGTTGCATGCAGCAGCACAAGAAGCCGTTGAGGCCCATTTATTTGGCGAAAGCGAGCCTATCGCGCTCCCCAGCGCCGTTAACGACTGGATGCAGCGCACGGCGTTTAAAGGCGGCTTCTGGATGCAGGTCGACATTGACCTTTCCAAGCTCAACACCCCACCCCGCTCCTGGCCCTTCGTCTGACCCCACGCATCCTTATCAAGGCTCATGCCATTGCGGCGCCTGCCGCTTCGAGGTCGATCTGGATCTGGACGTACGCAGTGCAATTGTTCAATCTGCAAGCAGCGCGGCGCGCTGATGCTTCGGGCTCCCGCGACAGTGCAGCACAACGTAGCGATCAGAAAGCAAAAAGCCGAATCCCATGTTTCAAAGGATTCGGCCCTATCACTGCATCCCATCTGCCTGCTTGCGCAAGCAGCTCAGGAATTAGATCGCTTTGATCATCGTCGCCTGGGGGCCTTTCTGGCCTTGGCCGGCGACAAACGACACGCGTTGGTTCTCTTCAAGAGACTTGTGTCCGTCACCCTGGATTTCAGAGTAGTGCGCGAACAGATCTTTACCGCCCAGTTCCGGGGAAATAAAGCCGTAGCCCTTGTCGTTGTTGAACCACTTCACGATGCCAGTTTCTATCTTCAATGTATGTCCTAGAGGTACAGGGAAAAAATATTCCCGGGGGCCACTATGGGTGATTACCGGGAACAAAGATATCCCTGTTTCGAAATGACACAATTACGCGAGCGGGCTTTCTGCCCTGGCGGCCGAAGCGGCGCCTATAGGGCTGTCAGCGCCACGTCCCTCTGTCATAAAAAAAGCCCGCCTGTAGAGGCGGGCTGATTCGTGCGGGTTGATCGTCAGATAGTGACGTCCACAACCTTGGTGTGATTCATGCAATGCGCATTGATCTTGTACAGGAAGATGAGATAGCCGATGCCCAGCGTGACGATGGAGATGATCGCCCAGATGACGATATTTCCAATGATGCTGGCCAAATCGATCGTGCATTCCAGGCGCCCCACGCGGCGGCCGGAATCGTCAAGCACCGCAGTCCGGCTGATGATGAATCGCTGCATGTAGTACGGGAACACGAACAGCGCCAGGCCGAGCGTGACGATGCTCAAGAGGATCCAGATAATCCCGTGGCCGATGATATCGCCGACGGTGAGATCCGATTTCAACTTCAATTGCTTCATGGTGTGCCCAGGCTCTCGATGTAAGTAACGCTGGGGGTTTTACCATTTTTTTATAAATGTTTCAAAACACACCAACCGACATCGTGCTGCATGCCTGGGCAAACTTCTAGCCTTCGTCAAAGGATGCTCAGCAATTTCCCTTCTTGGCCTGTCCAGGCGGGCAGAAGCCGCCGCCGCCACCGCCATGCGGGTCCACGATCACGGCGCCATCGGGTGTGTAGACCGCGCATCCACCAAGCAGGCATGCGACGACGGCCAGGGCACAGAACATCTTCATCTTGAAATCCATAGGGTTAAGGTCGCCGAAAGTGTATTTCGGCGCCCTGCAACCATGCCCCTACTTTTGTAACGATCCGCCCACGTTCCCTGCTTAAGCGACCTGTTCCGCCGCAACGTCCTGGTTTTGCTCAAGCATCAGGCTCAAGGTGTTCAGAAAGAGATCAAGGCCCAGAATGCCCAAGCCGATGGTCGACAGCACGGTATTGCCGGCCGCGTCCTTGATGACGACCTTCTCGGTCCACGCGTTCAGGTCCACATTGCGCAGGCTGGATACCGGCACCGTCTGCCCCTGCACTTGCAGCGCGTCGCGGGTGACAACGATGGGCTGGGTGGTGATGCTCAGGAACTTGCCGCTCATGCGCTTGCGCCAGACCTGTCCCGTGCTGATGTAGTTGAAGGTGACCGCGCCGCCGGACGCCAGGGTATCAAGAACGACGGGCTGGCGCTCGCGCAGGTAGAGCTCGCGGAACAACTGCTGGAAGTCCATGAAGCCCGACAGGTGCAGACTGATCCAGTTGAAGGATTCTTTCGCGTTGCGGCGATAGGCCAGGTTGGTGGCCAGGCCGCTCATCACGGTCTGCCCGGAGCTGAACAGGTACAGATCTTCGATATCGGCAAAAGCCGTGTACGTCTTCTGCGCACCGACGATACGGGCCACGCCCTTTTCATAGATCTCATAGCTAGGCTGACGCAACTTCTTCTGCCACACGCTGGCCGCAAGCGCGCCGAGCCCGCAGAACGCCAGGAAACCAGCGGTGCCAAAGAAAAGCGGGGGATTCTTCTGCGGCACGATGGTGCTCAGGTAGACAACGAAACCGGCCAGTGCCAGGCACGCGATGCCGAGTATTACAAGGAAATAGACAAAGAACTTGCCATGCCGAAAAGTCTTGATCAGTTCGCCTGTCGAGGGCTGAGAGTGCTGCGTTGCCATGTACTGCCACATCCTATTGTTGATAAGGCCCGTCAGAAGGTGCGGGCGGAATGCCCGCCTGGGACCGGGCTGGATTGTAAAAGAACCATCGCTCTCAATTTAGTTGATTAAATCAACCAATTGCACGAAAATGGTTGCTTTCCGACCGAGATGCCATCATGACCTTGCAGACCCCGCTGACCCGCCTTCTGGGTATCCGATATCCCATCATTCAAGCCGGCATGAGCTGGGCCTCGTCCAACGCGGAACTGGCGGCGGCTGTCTCGGCCGCCGGTGGCCTGGGCGTGGTGGCGTCCGGGCCGATGTACCCGGAGGCGCTGCAAGCCGCGCTGCGCAAGCTGCGCAGCCTGACCGATGCCCCCTACGCGGTGAACATCCCGCTTTACAACAAGCGCGCGCGTGAACATCTGGACATTGCCATCGCGGAAGGCGCCCCCATCATCATCGCCTCGCAAGGCGGGCCGCGAGAGCATCTGGGCCGAGTCCACGATGCCGGCATGAAGTGGCTGCAAGTCATTGCCAGCCCGGTCCATGCCGAGAAGGCCCAGGCGGCCGGCGTTGATGGCGTGATCGCGGTCGGGTTGGAGGCCGGCGGGCACCCCGGCCCCGAAGAGATCACCACCCAAGTGCTGCTGCGGGCGACGGTGCAGCGCGTGGACCTTCCGGTGGTTGCCGCTGGCGGCATCGCGGATGGCGCGGGGATTGCCGCCGCGCTTTGCCTGGGTGCGGCCGGCGCGCAACTGGGAACGCGTTTCTTGCTGACACCCGAAGCGGGCGTGCACGCCGCCTATAAAGCGGCCGTGATGGGCGCGAACATCAGCGACACCACCCTGGTTGGCCGAGGGCGCTCACCGGTGCGCATGCTGCGTAACGCCTTTGCCCAGCAGTACCTCACCGCCGAACGCAGCGGCAGCGATGAAGAGCTGGACGCCCTGTTTGCGCAAAGCACCTTGAAGCAAGCCGCGCTGGAAGGCAACGTCGAACTGGGCAAGGTCGAAGCCGGGCAAAGCGCCGGATTGATTGGCGACCTGGTGCCGGCCGGCGAATTAATGCAGCGTCTGGTGGAAGAAACCTTGGTGGCGATTCGGCGGCTTTCCGCGTTGGGTTGAGTGCCGACCGTGGCAAGGTCCAGCGCTGTTGAGCTGGGCAAGCAGCAACTTCATGCTCTACACAGGCTCCCGAAGGTTGAGATCACCCAACCTTCGGGGCCCTTCATTTCACGTCTGAAGTCGTGAGCCAGCTGACTTCTTCGGCAAGCCTACTTCTTCAACCGCCCTACTTCTTCAACAAGCCCGCGCCTTCGACCAGCTTGCGCATGGCGACCTGATCCTTCTCCACGAACTGGGTCGCTTCTTGCGGCGTCCTGGTCCAGAGCTCGACACCCTGCGCGTCCATCAGCTTGCGATATTCCGGCGACTGGTTCACGGCCTGCACGGCTTTGTTCAATGTCTCCAGCACCTGGGGCGGCGTGCCCTTGGGCGCAGCCAGGCTGTACCACGACGCCGATTCCGCCCCGCTTACCCCCGCTTCCGCCAAGGTGGGCACATCGGGAAACAAGGCCGAGCGCTTGGGGTTGGCATAGGCCAGCGCCTTGAGTTTGCCGCTGCGAATGAACTGCACGCTGGCCGCCAGATTCAACACGGCCATGTCGACCTGTCCGCCCACCAGATCATTGATGGCCGGGGCAGCACCGCTATACGGGATATGCATGATGTCGACCTTGGCCTGCTGGCGAAACAGCTCGCCGCCCAGGTGCGGCGAACTGCCCGGCCCCGCCGACGCGTAGTTGATCTTGCCCGGTTCCTTGCGTGCCAGGGCGATCAGCTCCGGCAAGGTCGACACCGGCAAGGACGAACGCACCACCAGCATATTGGGCTGGTTGGCCACGATGCCCACGAAGGCAAAATCCTTGATGCCGTCGTACGGCGTCCGCTGCATCAAGGGCGTCACCACATGCGCGGCGGACGTGCCCAACAACAAGGTGTAGCCATCCGGCTTGGCCCGCGCCACGAAATTGGCGCCTATGGCAGCACCACCGCCGGCCTTGTTCTCTACGATCACCGCCTTGCCCAGCTGCTTTTCCAGCTCGCGCGCCAGCGCTCGTCCCAGCACATCGGCGGGGCCGCCCGCCGCATAAGGATTGACCAGCGTGATCGGCTGATTGGGATAGCTGTCCGCCGCCAGGCTCGCACCGCTGCACACCGCACTGACGGCCAGGCCGCACAGCAATCGCTTCAAGGTATTCATCTTTGTCTCCTGATCCTCATTGGGATGCATGTTTTGTATTGCTAGATGGCGCCAAGCTGCCGTAGCGCCGTGATTTCCTCGTTCGACAGCCCCAGCCTTGCGCGCAACACCTCGTCGGTATGCTCGCCCAGCAAAGGAGGCCGTTCGACCTGTGGATCTTCATATCCCTCGAATTTGAAGGGCACCGGCACCGCGCCAAAGCGGCCGATGCGAGGATGCTCATAGCTTGCGACCATGCCGCGCGCGAGCACATGCTCGTTATTGAGAATCTCGCCCACGTCCAGAATCGGTCCGGCCGGAACGCCGGCCGCATCGCAACGGCGGCAAAGTTCATCGCGGTCCAACTTGGCCACCGCGTTCTGCAAGCCGGCCATGACTTCCTCTCGCCGGGCCACGCGCACAGCGTTGCGGGCCAGTTCCTCATCGGCGCTCCATTGCGGGAGGTCCAGCAGGTCACACAGCGGTTTCCAGTGTTGGTCGCTGCCGGTGATCTGCACCCACTTGCCATCGCGGCATTCAAACGCGGCCGACGGCACGCGCCCAGGATGTTCCGTGCCCATGCGCGGCGGCACTTCCCCCAAGGCGAAGTACCGCGCCGCGGCCAAAGACAGCAGGCCGACCTGCCCGTCCAGCATGGAAAAATCCACATGGCAGCCGCGCCCGCTACGCTCACGGCCAACCAGGGCCGACAAAATGCCTATCGCCGCCCACAGCCCCGAGGTCAGGTCAGCCACCGGCAAGCCTGGCTTGACCGGCCCGCGACCACGCTCGCCGGTCAGGCTCATGATGCCGCCCATCGCCTGGAACACGGTGTCATAGCCTTTACGCGCGGCATACGGCCCGGTCATGCCAAAGCCCGTGCACGAGAAGTAAATCAGGTCAGTGTTTTCGGGCGCGATGTGCGCTTTGTCCAGGCCGTAGCGTGCCAGGGTGCCCACCGGAAAATTCTCGACCACCACGTCAACGTCCTGTGCCAGCCGGCGTATCAAGGCCTGGCCCTCGGGCTTGCGGAAATTGACCGTGATTGATTGCTTGCTGCGATTGAAGGCAAGGTAATAGGCCGACTCGTCGCCGCCCTCGCCGTGCACCTTGGGCTCGAATCCGCGCGTCTCATCCCCGCCTTCGGGTTGCTCGACCTTGATCACCGTGGCGCCCAGTTCGGCCAATATCATCGACGCGAAGGGGCAGGCCAGCACCCGCGACAATTCCAGAATGGTGACGCCATCAAGCGGCTTCATCGCGCCGCCCCTTGTCGAAAGCCACGCATGATGACGTTGGCGTCGCGGCCCACGCCCAGCGCCTCTTCCAGCGCAAGATCCGCGCAGCGATGGAAGGCGCGCTTGGTGAGGCCCATGGCGGCGGGTTCCCAGCCGGCGACACGCTCGGCCAGTTCCAATGCTTGCGGCAAGACATCGGCGGCCGGAACTGCCCGGTTGGCCAGGCCCAAGGCCAGTGCCCGATGGCCGTCGATGGCCTCGGCCATGGCCACCAGCTCGAAAGCCTGCTTGCGACCTAATTGCCGTACCAGATTGGCCATCACCACTGCGGCCACGATGCCGTGGCGCAACTCCGGATAGCCAAAGCGCGTGTCCTCGGCCATGACCACCATGTCGCAGGCCAGCGCCAGGCCGGCGCCGCCGCCCAGCGCATTGCCATGCACGGCGCCGATCACAGGCTTGCTCATGCGCGAGAAAACCAGATGCAGGTCGGTGGTCAGGCTGGCGCGCGCCAACACGGCCTCGGGGTGCTCTGGCGTCAGCGCCGAAAACTCCGTCGTATCCGCGCCCGCGCAAAACGACTTGCCATTGCCGGTCAGCATCACCGCGCGCACCGATTGGTCTTGATCGGCCTCGCGCAGGCTGGCCAGCAAGCCGGTCGTCAAGGCGGTGTTCAAGGCATTGTGCTTTTCCGGGCGATTCAGCCGCAGCACGCGCACCGCGCCCTGATTTTCAATCATCAATTCAACCATGTCTTGACCTCTATTTAATTGATTTAATCAACTTTATGAGCATAAGAACGCCTGTCACAGACAGGCTGCCGCCTTAGCGCGGCTGCACGCCGCGACCGCGGCGTGTCGGCACTTCGGCCTTCAAGTCATTAAGCATATCCAGCATGTGCGATGTCATCTTGTCCAAGGCGCGCTCCAGCACCTCGCGCTCGTCTTCGCTCAGCACGGCCAGCATCTCCTCATTACGCTCAATGGCGGCCGGAAATACTTCTTGGTAGAGCTTTTTTCCGGCGCGCGTCAGGTCCAGGCTTACGCCACGCGCATCCTGGGCATCGGCGCTGCGCTTGATCAGGCCGCGCTCGATCAGGTCGGACACCGTACGGCTGGCCTGGCTTTTGTCGATATTGGCTTCACGTGCCACTGCGTTCAAAGACATATCGGGCGTGGCACCCAGCAAGGCCAGAATCCGCCACTCACGCGGGCCAACGCCATAGCGGCTTTCGTTCAGGCCCGCGGCAATGCGGCTGGACACATAGGCCAGCCGGTTCAAGCGATAGGAAAACAGCTCCTTAAGCGTGGCGGGTGCGGCGCGGCGGGTGGAAAGCTTGCTTCTGGTTGCCATGGAATTCTCTTGGAGCGGTTGCGGTGACGAGGGCATCATATACAAACGCCGCTCAAGCGCCGGCCTTGATCAGCGGATGGAAGCCGCTATCGGCCACGCGGCTGTGCAGGTCGCGCCCCAGCACCTCGCGGCAGCGTTG
It contains:
- a CDS encoding type II toxin-antitoxin system HicB family antitoxin, which encodes MLYPIYVHKEKGSAYGASFPDFPGCHAAAPTLQQLHAAAQEAVEAHLFGESEPIALPSAVNDWMQRTAFKGGFWMQVDIDLSKLNTPPRSWPFV
- a CDS encoding cold-shock protein, which produces METGIVKWFNNDKGYGFISPELGGKDLFAHYSEIQGDGHKSLEENQRVSFVAGQGQKGPQATMIKAI
- a CDS encoding Bug family tripartite tricarboxylate transporter substrate binding protein produces the protein MNTLKRLLCGLAVSAVCSGASLAADSYPNQPITLVNPYAAGGPADVLGRALARELEKQLGKAVIVENKAGGGAAIGANFVARAKPDGYTLLLGTSAAHVVTPLMQRTPYDGIKDFAFVGIVANQPNMLVVRSSLPVSTLPELIALARKEPGKINYASAGPGSSPHLGGELFRQQAKVDIMHIPYSGAAPAINDLVGGQVDMAVLNLAASVQFIRSGKLKALAYANPKRSALFPDVPTLAEAGVSGAESASWYSLAAPKGTPPQVLETLNKAVQAVNQSPEYRKLMDAQGVELWTRTPQEATQFVEKDQVAMRKLVEGAGLLKK
- a CDS encoding DUF6693 family protein; this translates as MKQLKLKSDLTVGDIIGHGIIWILLSIVTLGLALFVFPYYMQRFIISRTAVLDDSGRRVGRLECTIDLASIIGNIVIWAIISIVTLGIGYLIFLYKINAHCMNHTKVVDVTI
- a CDS encoding NAD(P)H-dependent flavin oxidoreductase, with amino-acid sequence MTLQTPLTRLLGIRYPIIQAGMSWASSNAELAAAVSAAGGLGVVASGPMYPEALQAALRKLRSLTDAPYAVNIPLYNKRAREHLDIAIAEGAPIIIASQGGPREHLGRVHDAGMKWLQVIASPVHAEKAQAAGVDGVIAVGLEAGGHPGPEEITTQVLLRATVQRVDLPVVAAGGIADGAGIAAALCLGAAGAQLGTRFLLTPEAGVHAAYKAAVMGANISDTTLVGRGRSPVRMLRNAFAQQYLTAERSGSDEELDALFAQSTLKQAALEGNVELGKVEAGQSAGLIGDLVPAGELMQRLVEETLVAIRRLSALG
- a CDS encoding enoyl-CoA hydratase/isomerase family protein encodes the protein MVELMIENQGAVRVLRLNRPEKHNALNTALTTGLLASLREADQDQSVRAVMLTGNGKSFCAGADTTEFSALTPEHPEAVLARASLTTDLHLVFSRMSKPVIGAVHGNALGGGAGLALACDMVVMAEDTRFGYPELRHGIVAAVVMANLVRQLGRKQAFELVAMAEAIDGHRALALGLANRAVPAADVLPQALELAERVAGWEPAAMGLTKRAFHRCADLALEEALGVGRDANVIMRGFRQGAAR
- a CDS encoding CaiB/BaiF CoA transferase family protein; the encoded protein is MKPLDGVTILELSRVLACPFASMILAELGATVIKVEQPEGGDETRGFEPKVHGEGGDESAYYLAFNRSKQSITVNFRKPEGQALIRRLAQDVDVVVENFPVGTLARYGLDKAHIAPENTDLIYFSCTGFGMTGPYAARKGYDTVFQAMGGIMSLTGERGRGPVKPGLPVADLTSGLWAAIGILSALVGRERSGRGCHVDFSMLDGQVGLLSLAAARYFALGEVPPRMGTEHPGRVPSAAFECRDGKWVQITGSDQHWKPLCDLLDLPQWSADEELARNAVRVARREEVMAGLQNAVAKLDRDELCRRCDAAGVPAGPILDVGEILNNEHVLARGMVASYEHPRIGRFGAVPVPFKFEGYEDPQVERPPLLGEHTDEVLRARLGLSNEEITALRQLGAI
- a CDS encoding MarR family winged helix-turn-helix transcriptional regulator; protein product: MATRSKLSTRRAAPATLKELFSYRLNRLAYVSSRIAAGLNESRYGVGPREWRILALLGATPDMSLNAVAREANIDKSQASRTVSDLIERGLIKRSADAQDARGVSLDLTRAGKKLYQEVFPAAIERNEEMLAVLSEDEREVLERALDKMTSHMLDMLNDLKAEVPTRRGRGVQPR